From Nitrospirota bacterium, the proteins below share one genomic window:
- a CDS encoding DUF2892 domain-containing protein: MFRKSRAGQLIAGAFILISLALAYYHSKYWLIMTGVVGFNLFQSGFTNW; encoded by the coding sequence TTGTTCCGAAAAAGTCGAGCAGGACAGTTAATTGCCGGAGCTTTTATCCTTATCAGTCTTGCACTTGCATATTATCATTCAAAATACTGGCTAATAATGACTGGGGTTGTTGGTTTCAATCTCTTTCAGTCCGGATTCACTAACTGGTGA
- a CDS encoding class I SAM-dependent methyltransferase produces the protein MEIEQSSWDELYDIDPEHFGAGESKFAITCCQIMKDYGVKRILDIGCGYGRDSIFFGRQGFNVFALDYSHKALSILNRRISASPLKKNVVPIQYDICKGMPFDDGYFDAVYSFLLFPVGFSETEIEYIFSEIYRVLQHNGLFLACVRTGKEVSSFFDERYIRSKLKMFHINTLNARNISVGRYNFNVIEIFSRRTA, from the coding sequence ATGGAAATAGAACAAAGTTCGTGGGATGAGCTTTATGATATAGACCCTGAACACTTCGGGGCAGGGGAAAGCAAATTTGCTATTACGTGTTGCCAGATAATGAAGGATTACGGTGTCAAGAGAATCCTTGATATTGGGTGTGGGTATGGACGAGACAGTATATTCTTTGGGAGGCAGGGCTTCAACGTCTTTGCTCTTGACTATTCGCACAAGGCTCTCTCCATTTTAAATAGAAGAATTTCAGCCTCTCCGTTAAAGAAAAATGTCGTACCGATTCAATATGACATATGTAAAGGCATGCCCTTTGATGATGGGTATTTTGATGCCGTATATTCATTCCTGCTTTTTCCTGTAGGCTTTTCTGAAACAGAGATAGAGTATATCTTTTCTGAGATTTACAGGGTGTTACAACACAATGGTCTCTTTTTGGCTTGTGTAAGAACCGGCAAAGAGGTAAGCAGCTTTTTCGATGAAAGATATATTAGGTCAAAGCTAAAAATGTTTCACATAAACACCCTTAATGCCAGGAATATATCTGTAGGAAGATACAATTTTAATGTTATTGAAATTTTTTCAAGGAGAACAGCATGA
- a CDS encoding OsmC family protein — translation MIYKVELKKLRDTIENVKKNPDGAKRATKIEGTWNIDEGDGPQFEAEIAFEKGKMNFEMTQPTFLGGNGTRPGPMHYCLFGLASCYAATFATVAAMEDFSLDGLKVIAENRIDFSRVLGLSDNLPIEGVKITAVLKSDAPESEIRKIEKLAQERCPVVFCLRNPIQLETELVVQGRE, via the coding sequence ATGATTTATAAAGTAGAGCTTAAAAAACTTAGAGATACAATTGAAAATGTAAAAAAGAATCCTGATGGGGCAAAGAGAGCAACAAAGATAGAAGGGACATGGAATATAGACGAGGGCGATGGCCCGCAGTTTGAAGCAGAGATTGCCTTTGAGAAGGGAAAAATGAATTTTGAAATGACACAACCAACATTTCTGGGTGGAAATGGAACAAGGCCAGGCCCCATGCATTATTGCCTTTTTGGATTAGCCTCATGCTATGCTGCCACCTTTGCCACAGTGGCAGCGATGGAAGACTTTTCCCTTGATGGATTAAAGGTTATTGCAGAAAACAGGATAGATTTCTCAAGGGTTCTTGGATTGAGCGATAATCTCCCAATTGAAGGAGTAAAAATAACCGCTGTTCTTAAAAGCGATGCACCAGAGTCTGAAATAAGAAAGATAGAGAAATTAGCACAAGAGAGGTGTCCAGTCGTCTTTTGCCTCAGAAATCCAATCCAACTGGAGACGGAATTGGTTGTTCAGGGTCGTGAGTGA